A single Drechmeria coniospora strain ARSEF 6962 chromosome 03, whole genome shotgun sequence DNA region contains:
- a CDS encoding 60S ribosomal protein L8, whose amino-acid sequence MPRRPPKTGKKVAPAPFPQGKAGSKKAPKNPLIEKRPRNFGIGQDIQPSRNLSRMVKWPEYVRLQRQRKILHMRLKVPPSLAQFQHVLDRNTAAQAFKLLNKYRPETKSEKKERLLKEATAVKDGKKKEDVSKKPYAVKYGLNHVVGLIENKKASLVLIPNDVDPIELVVFLPSLCKKMGVPYAIVKGKARLGTVVHKKTAAVLALTEVRSEDKTELSKLVSAIKDGFMEKHDSVRRQWGGGIMGAKAQMRIVKKQKALEAATKI is encoded by the exons CCTCAGGGAAAGGCCGGCTCGAAGAAGGCTCCCAAG AACCCTCTCATCGAGAAGCGCCCCCGAAacttcggcatcggccaggACATTCAGCCCAGCCGCAACCTGTCTCGCATGGTTAAGTGGCCCGAGTATGTCCGCCTTCAGCGCCAGAGGAAAATCCTCCACATGCGCCTCAAGGTCCCTCCTTCCCTGGCCCAGTTCCAGCACGTCCTCGACCGCAACACGGCCGCTCAAGCCTTCAAGCTCCTCAACAAGTACCGCCCGGAGACCAAGtcggagaagaaggagcgTCTCCTGAAGGAGGCCAcggccgtcaaggacggcaagaagaaggaggatgTCAGCAAGAAGCCCTACGCGGTCAAGTACGGCCTGAaccacgtcgtcggcctcatcgAGAACAAGAAGGCTtccctcgtcctcatccCCAATGACGTCGACCccatcgagctcgtcgtctttCTGCCTTCTCTCTGCAAGAAGATGGGAGTCCCTTACGCCATCGTCAAGGGCAAGGCCCGTCTGGGAACCGTTGTTCACAAGAAG ACGGCTGCCGTTCTGGCTCTGACCGAGGTCCGATCCGAGGACAAGACGGAGCTTTCCAAGCTCGTGTCCGCCATCAAGGATGGCTTCATGGAGAAGCACGACTCCGTCCGACGACAGTGGGGCGGTGGCATCATGGGTGCCAAGGCGCAGATGCGGATCGTGAAGAAGCAGAAGGCTCTGGAGGCTGCCACCAAGATCTAA